The Macaca mulatta isolate MMU2019108-1 chromosome 9, T2T-MMU8v2.0, whole genome shotgun sequence genomic sequence TATTAGATCAGCGTTATGCAAAAttgtcacacttctcaacaaagCTACATCATCTTATGCTACAGTCCCGATGTATCTCATAATGCCAAAACCGACATCTTCACACAGATGATTTCTAATAATTTACAAATCCTCGGTTAAGTTTTTGACACGTAAGCTGCCCACTGATATGGGAAAAGATAGACCAAGCTCTGCCCCAACCCCCACCTTGTTATTCTTTTGGGGACAGCCAGGCCACTCCAGATGGTGTGTTAGTTAGTGTTGGACATAGCTTTGGAGAAACTTCAACAGACTAAGGCTGTAATGTCAGGATTTTGCTGTGAGTCGCCCCCTCCCCCCCGCAGTTCCCAGGGTAGGAAGGTGCTGAGATAGAAGCCGAGGGACGCCCGCCCACCTGCCACCACCTGTTCCCTCCTTCAGCTCTCTGCTATAAATTCTCCTCCCTCCAAGACTCATCCCGCACTCTCCGACAGCTACTGCGCTAAAAGCGCTCCTTCCCTGAGCTTCGGGAAAGAGTTCATCTTCCTGCAAAGGAGTCTCAGGCTTTCCCAGAGGACTTGAAAGGCCTTCCTCGAACCAGCTACACCAAACTCTGCTGCAGAaggtttccttctctttttcaacTTCACGTTGAGAAAATGACTTTCTCTTGAGCATCTCAATTTCCCCTAAATTTGGGCAAGTGAAGAGATATCAGCCTGGTCATCCAGTAGGACAGAAGGCCGAGTCCCGCACTCCGCCCTGTAAACTATTTGATTGCACGTGAGTTGCTTTGTTTATGACTTATTTGCTCAGAAGAGCCACGTTGGGAAGCGGCTCGAGAAACCAGCCCACGCGCAGGTCCTGAGCGGGCGTGCGTGCGAGGTTGGCGCCTCGCTGCTTGGCGCCAGGGATGAAGTCCTGCAAACCCGGCGGCCCGCCGGCGGGAGCGCGCGTTGCACCCCCGTGCGCGGGCGGCGCCGAGTGCGCGGGCACGTGCTCCGGGGCCGGGCGGCTGGAGAGCGCGGCGCGCAGGCGCCTGGCGGCCAACGCGCGCGAGCGCCGCCGCATGCAGGGGCTCAACACGGCCTTCGACCGCTTACGGAGGGTGGTTCCCCAGTGGGGCCAGGATAAAAAGCTGTCCAAGTACGAGACCCTGCAGATGGCGCTGAGCTACATCATGGCTCTGACCCGGATCCTGGCCGAGGCCGAGCGATTCGGCTCGGAGCGGGACTGGGTGGGTCTCCACTGTGAGCACTTCAGCCGCGACCACTACCTCCAGTTCCCGGGCGCGAAGCTGCCTGGCGAGAGCGAGCTGTACAGCCATAGACTCTTCGGCTTCCAGCCCGAGCCCTTCCAGATGGCCACCTAGGGCGCGCGCCTCCGCGGCGGTGGATGCCCGGCAGCCGCTCCGAGCCGCGGCCCTGCCCCAAGTAGCTCAGAAGCCTCCGGCAGCCCCGGATTCTAAGAATGCGTTCCTCGAGGAAAATCAGTCAATTCTCAGATTACCTTTATTTGCATCATCAGACCTATGGACGCAATAATTTAATTGcctttcttttcccctccttCTATTTTGTAGATTTCATTAATGGATCTTGTGAATGGGTTGATTGCTGTGGAAATAATGCCCCCTTTCCCCTTTTCTGGGCTACTCTGAGGGAAAAcaatcttaggaaaaaaaataggattaGGCTGTTCTGTTCCAGTCCTCAGAGAAATAATCACTTTCTTAAACTTTGTGAGTTTGTCCTGTTCAGGTGAAGTTACGGTATCCATTACTTGTGTTTGCTCACAATAGAGCTACCTTCCTGTTGTGTAAATGCGTTTTTGCTTTAGTgcattgtgtgtgcatgcatgaagtagaaacactttttttttcggGGTACAGTACATGGGTATCGGtgctctgtatttttttaaactgtgtacacattattatagattttataaaatataaataaaaacgtGGATTTGTTTTTCATGCTAACTACCTTGCCAGTTTCCTGATGGCGCTAAAGAACTCTTTGGAGGTGATGATATAGAATGCTTCCCTGAGCAAAGATGTGGAATGTTTAAACCTAATTTGACCAATAAACAAATGTGCTGCTCTGTAGTACTTCCTCAAAAAGCTGATGAGAGTACATGTAATTAATTTGAACATTTTCTCTGTCAACTTGtaaattttttgttgattttttaaaagattaaagtgaaatatttagCTTTTAAGTAACTAGATACACAGTTCCTCAATATTTTATTACCCACATTAAGCAGATTACTAAGTCCTTACAAGTACCCAAATGTATGTAGTTATATGTATACagtaatgtatatatacacatatatacaggAACACGCACATGTATTTCTAAAACTaacacataaattaaaaatattgcctttggaagtgattttctttttttttttcagacagaatctcgctctgtcacccaggctggagtgcagtggcgcgatctcggctcactgcaagctccgcctcccgggtccacgcctcccaagtagctgggactacaggcgcccgccaccatgcccggctaatttttttgttttttgatatttttagtagagacagggtttcaccgtgttagccaggatggtctcgatctcctgaccttgtgatctgcccgccttggcctcccaaagtgctgggattacaggcatgagccactgctcccggccggAAGTGATTTCCTTTTAATCAGTACAAGTTGGACAATGAGGGCTTCACTACCATCAAGACCAATCAAAATGGgagcaaaataataaacatgGTATTGATCTgaattacttttattaatttgCTTAACCATTGCATGAATAAACCAAGCCTTCATGTAAAGAGTGACTTGGTGAAGAGTGGTACATGCATTTAGGAGAATGTCTTACTCATAATTAGGAAAAGCAGGACTCTAAGTTATCTATGCATTTGGAATTTGTCTTGTCACAAGTCAACAAAAAACACCAATCACTCCCAAAACTCTTTTATTTTGGATTCCAAAGTCTAACCTCAGACACAGCTGCCTC encodes the following:
- the ATOH7 gene encoding transcription factor ATOH7 — protein: MKSCKPGGPPAGARVAPPCAGGAECAGTCSGAGRLESAARRRLAANARERRRMQGLNTAFDRLRRVVPQWGQDKKLSKYETLQMALSYIMALTRILAEAERFGSERDWVGLHCEHFSRDHYLQFPGAKLPGESELYSHRLFGFQPEPFQMAT